CCAGCGGAGCGCCGAAGACGTCACCGACGAAGCGGGAGTAGTCCGACCAGTTCATGCCGAACTGGAACTCCTGGACGATGCCGGTGACCACGCCCATCGCGATGTTGATCAGGAAGAGCTTTCCCCAGAACTTGGTGGCCCGGAGGTACTTCTCGTCTCCGGTGCGGACCCACGCCGTCTGGAGACCGGCGGTCAGGGAGGCCAGGGATATCGTCAGGGGAACGAAAAGGAAGTGGTAGACGGTGGTGATGCCGAACTGCCACCGCGCCAGGGTTTCCGGAGCGAGCGCGAGGTCCACGGTTTTTCTCTCTTCTCCGCGGGTGGTGCCGAGCGAGCTTGTGAACGTATTCACATTCACAAGCCATTATGACCCACGCCCCCACCCGACCCGTGGGCGGGGTGGGGAGCCAGGAGAAATCCCCTACCGGCCCTCGCGGAAGGCGGCGGCCACCCGCAGCAGGACGTCGTTCGCCTCCGGCTCGGCGACCGTGACCCGGACACCCTCCCCCGCGAACGGCCGGACCGTCACGCCCTCTCGCTCGCACGCCGTCGCGAACGCCGCCGCGTCCTCCCCCAGCCGCAGCCACACGAAGTTCCCCTGCGACCGCGGCACCGTCCACCCGCGCTCCGCCAACCCGGCCGTCACCCGCGCCCGCTCGGCCACCAGCGTGTCCACCCGCTCCAGCAGCGCCGCCTCCGCGCCCAGCGACGCGACCGCCGCGTCCTGCGCGATCTGGCTCACCCCGAACGGCACCGCCGTCTTGCGCAGCGCGGCGGCCACGGGCTCGTGCGCCACGGCGAAGCCGACCCGCAGCCCGGCCAGGCCGTACGCCTTGGAGAAGGTGCGCAGCACACACACGTTGGGCCGCTCCCGGTACAGCTCCACGCCGTCGGGCACCTCGCCGTCGCGCACGAACTCCCGGTACGCCTCGTCCAGCACCACCAGCACGTCCGAGGGCACCCGGTCCAGGAACCTCTCCAGCTCGGCCCGCCGGATCGCGGTGCCGGTCGGGTTGTTGGGGTTGCAGACGAAGATCAGCCGGGTCCGCTCGGTGACCGCGTCGGCCATCGCCGGCAGGTCGTGCTCCTCGCTCGCCGTCAGCGGCACGCGCACCGAGGTGGCGCCGGAGACCTGGGTGATGATCGGATACGCCTCGAACGACCGCCAGGCGTACATCACCTCGTCGCCCGGCCCGGACGTGGCCTGGAGGAGCTGCTGGGCGACCCCGGCCGAGCCGGTGCCGACCGCGAGGTGGCTCACCGGCACCGCGAAGTGCTCGGAGAGCGCGGCGAGCAGTCCGGAACAGGCCATGTCCGGGTAGCGGTTGAGCGAGCCCGCGGCGGCGACGGCCGACTCCAGGACCCCGGGGAGCGGAGGATATGGGTTCTCGTTCGAGGACAGCTTGAAGGATCCCGGACCCTCGGCGGCCGGGCGGCCCGGCGCGTAGGCGGGGATGCCCTCCAGCACGGCGCGCAGCCGGGGACCGCCGGCCGGGGCGGTGGCCTGGGCAGTGGGCTGGGCGGGGACGGGGTGCTGAGAAGATGCGCTCATTTCGCACACCCTAGAAGCAACGCGCGAGCCGGGCGTAACCCCGGGGCGTGGCGGCTCGCATTAGGTGGCGCACGCCCCTGGCGGGCGCCCTGGCGCGCTACCCCCGTGGGGGTGAGGACGCGCCCGTTGAATTCGGTGCGGCCCTGCGCGGCAGGCGCTCGTGCATCGCTTCTGTGCCGGGTCCACGGCCCCGATCGCCTTCCAAACCATGGCCCGACGGCCCGCCGACCATGCAAAAACGTACTCCCACCGGAGCGTCCGGAAGCCGCCCTAGGTACGCCCGGCCGGGCCTACGATCAGGTCGCCATGACAGCAGCGAAGCATCAGGTGACCCGGACTTCCGGTCGCCGAACTAGCGGGCGGGCCGGCATCCGGGATGTCGCCGCGGCTGCCGGTGTCTCGATCACGACTGTCTCCGACGCGCTCAACGGCAAGGGGCGGCTGCCGGAAGCCACCCGCCGCCATGTCCGCACCGTCGCCGACCGCCTGGGCTACCGACCCTCCGCCGCCGCCCGAACCCTGCGCACCGGCAAGTCCGGGCTGATCGGCCTGACGGTGACGACCTACGGCGAAGAACCGTTCACCTTCACCGAGTTCGCCTACTTCGCGGAGATGGCCCGGGCCGCCACCTCCGCCGCCCTGGCCCGGGGCTACGCACTGGTCATCCTGCCCGCCGCCTCCCAGCACCGCGACTTCGACGTCTGGTCGAACGTCGCCCTCGACGGCACCGTCGTCATCGATCCCGCCGACAACGACCCGGTCGTCACCGAGCTGGTCCGCCAGGGCATTCCCGTGGTCTCCGACGGCAGGCCGGGCGGCAGTCTGCCCGTCACCGCCTGGGTGGACAACGATCACGAGGCCGCCGTCACCGGACTGCTCGACCATCTCGCCGCCGCCGGCGCCCGCCGCATCGGACTGCTGACCGGCACCAGCACCGATACGTACACCCGCCTGTCCACCACCGCCTACCTCAACTGGTGCGAGCGCGCCGGCCAGCACCCGGTCTACGAGGCGTACCCGGCGCACGACCCGTGCGCCAGCGCCGTCGCCGCCGACCGGCTGCTGGCCCGCCCCGACCGGCCCGACGCGGTCTACGGGCTCTTCGACCCCAACGGCACCGACCTGCTGGCCGCCGCCCGCCGCTACGGCCTGCGCGTCCCCGACGACCTGCTCGTCGTCTGTTGCAGCGAGTCCAGCGTCTACGCCACCACCGAGCCGCCCATCACCACCCTCTCCCTCAAGCCGGGCCGCATCGGCACCACCGTGATCCAGCTCCTCATCGACGCCATCGAGGGGCCCCCCGGCAGGCCGCAGGGTCAGCAGGTGATGCCCACCGAGCTCATCGTCCGCGCCTCTTCGCACCGCCCGCCGCACGTCCGTGCACCCGCCACGGTGTCGGCTCCGCGTACCCCCCCTGCCACTGACCAGTAGGTTCGGGTAGACAGGTAGGCGGCAGCCGAAGGCAGTGCCGCCTGGGCCGGAAGTGAAAGTCAGGCCCCGGATGCCTCACAACCGGGCGCCGGGATTCCTATGATGGGCGAATGGCACGGCGATCCCGCCCGTCGGGCAGGTCGCAGAGCTGAAGGCGGCGCGTAGTGGTGGAGGGGTCGATGACTCAGGGGGCCGGTCAGGGACCGGACGTATGGCACGGCGCGCAGCCGGGCGTGCCCGCCCCAGGCGCGCCCGCTCCGCAGGCGCCGGACGTCTACTCTCCGACATTGCCGGACCTGCCGATGCCGACCGTCCCGCCCCCGCCTCCGTCCCCGCCGCCGGTCCCGGCGCCCGGGGACGCCGGCGCCGCGCTCGACGGAACGGGCCCGCTCTACGTCGTCGGTGACGTGCACGGATATCTGGACGAGCTGCGCTCCGCCCTGCGCGAGGCCGGTCTGACCGACGAGAACGACGGCTGGGCCGCGGGCACCGCCCGGCTGTGGTTCCTCGGGGACTTCACGGACCGGGGCCCGGACGGGGTCGGCGTGCTCGACCTGGTGATGCGGCTGTCCGCGGAGGCCGCCGCCGCCGGCGGGTACTGCAAGGCACTGCTCGGCAATCACGAGCTGCTGCTGATCGGCGCGAGCCGGTTCACCGACACCCCGGTGGACTCCGCCGCGGGCACCGCCTCCTTCCAGGCGGCCTGGCTGCTCAACGGCGGCCAGCGCAGCGACATGGAGCGCTTGCGGGATCACCACATCCAGTGGATGTCCCGGCTGGACTCGATGGCCCTGGCCGACGGCCATCTGCTGCTGCACTCCGACACCACCGCGTACCTCGACTACGGCAGCACGATCGACGACGTCAACGACTCGATCTGGCAGGCCCTCCAGCGCAACGACGTGGAGGTGACCTGGGATCTCTTCCGCAAGTTCACCAAGCGTTTCGCCTTCCGCGACGGGGAGACCGGCCCGCTGGCGGTGCGGGAGCTGCTCGACACCTACGGCGGCAAGCGTGTCGTGCACGGCCACAGCCCGATCCCGTACCTCACCGGGGAGAACGGCGCGGACGCCGACGCGGCGGGCGGCTCCGGGGCGGACGCCGCGCCGCGCGTGGACGGGCCGCACGTGTACGCCGATTCGCTCGCCATCGCGATGGACGGCGGTGTCACCATGGCCGGGAAGCTGTTGGTGGCCCGGCTGCCGCTGCCCGAATGACGCGAACCGCTGTCGGGTGTCGGGTGTCGGGTGTCGGGTCGACAGATTCCGGTAATTCCCTGTCATAAAACGCGGATGCGTCCTACCATCGGGGTCCGCTCATCACCTGGTTGCCGTTGAAGGCTCTGGGGACTGGGGAAACGCTTATGAACAGCCCTGATGGTTTGGTCGGCTTGGCCGCCGAGGACCGTGCCGAAGTCGAGCGGATCCTCGACGAGACCCTGCTGACCGTCCGGCTCACGTCGGGTGTCGACCGTTCCGACATCGACCGCCTCCGCGCGCTGGCCCTCGGCGCGCTGCCCACGATCGCCTCCGCCGCCGACGCCGAGTACCGGCGGTACGCCTGGCTGCGGGAGGAGTCCCGCGCCGGGCGGCCCCGGGAGGCGGACGGCGCCGGAGCCGCGACCGTCGTCTTCGTGCTGGTGCCGGTGCTGGCCGCGATCGCCGCCGTCGTCTTCCTGCTGCTCGGCTACGTGCTGGGCGTGACCGGATCCGAGCCCACGATCGCCCAGCCGATGCGGCAGGCGGGCTGGGTGTTCGCCGCGGTGGCCGGGGCGGGCGCGGTGTTCGCCGCCGCCGGTCTGGTGGTGGCTGCCGTCCGCAACGGCGCGTCCACCGTGCCCGTGCCCACGGACGAGCCGGCCCGCGCTCGCGAGGAGTGGCACCGCGCGCTGCACGACCGGGGGATCGCGCCGTTCCTGCGCGAGCACGCCGCCCGAGTGCCCGAGGGGCGGCGCGCGGGCGCGTCGCGGACCGGGTTCTCCAGCCCGCGCTTCAGCAGCCCGCGCTTCTCCAGCCCGGCCGAGGGGGGCGCCGACCGCGACGCGCGCCGTTAGGGCCTGGGGCCCGTCGTCACGAAGGCCGCCCTGACTTCGACGCCGGGCACGCACGCTCGCCGCGTCGCCGCCGCCCCCGGTCCTCCCGGTCCTCCCGGTCCTCCCGGTCCTCCCGGTCCTCCCGGTCCTCCTGGGCACGCGGGGAGAGCGTCTGTTCGCCGTCACGGACGACCGTGGACTTTCTCACCAGCGGATCCACCTGGGCCGCGGAGCTGCCCGTGTTGCCTGAGCGCTCATGCCCGCTCCGGAGGGCGGGCTTCGTGGCTGCCGCAGCCGGCACCCCGATCACGTCCCCGACCTTGCGGAAATCGGTCCGCTAGCCGGGGCTACCAGGGTGTTGGTGTGCCCACGGCCCCCAGACTCCGTCCGGGTGACCCCACGCGTCCGAGGACGATCCCGCGCCTTCCGATCGCACGCACCAGACGCCGTGGGCGGCCGGATACCCCTGTGAAGACGGCCTCCGGAACACCCTAGAACCGGTCCGCCAGCAGCTCCTCGATGACGGCGGCGACGCCGTCCTCCTCGTTGGACGCGGCGTGCCGGGGGATCGCGGCGAGGACCGCCGGGTGGGCGTTGGCCATGGCGTACGCGGTGCCCGCCCACCGGAGCATCTCCAGGTCGTTGGGCATGTCCCCGAACGCCACCACCTCGTCCGGCCGGATGCCGTACCGGCGGCAGCGGGCGGCCAGGGTGCGGGCCTTGGTGACGCCGGGCGCGCTGATCTCCAGCAGTGCCGTCGGGCTGGACCGGGTGAACTCGCCGTGTTCGCCTGCCACTTCGCGCCCCAGAGCCAGGAACTCGTCGGGGTCCATGGCGTGGTGGTGGGCGAGCAGCTTCAGGATCGGCAGGCCGCGGAGCGCCGGGCCGGGCTCCAGCAGCTTCTCCACGGGCGCGACGACCGCTATCGGCTCGAAGCCGGCCGGCGGGTATCCCGGCTCGTGGTGGAAGCCGGCGGTCCGCTCGACCGCGAAGCTCACGCCGGGCGCGACCCGGCGCAGCGCGTGCACGATGGCCAGCGCGTTCTCCCGCAGCAGCGGGCGGGTCTCGATCAGCTCGCCGCCGCGGTGCAGGTCGACCACGGCCGCGCCGTTGCCGCAGATGGCCAGGCCGTGGCCGTGCACGTGTTCCCGGACGACCGCCATCCAGCGGGCCGGGCGGCCGGTCACGAAGATCACCTGGAGGCCGGCGGCCTCGGCCGCCGCGAGGGCGGCCACGGTGCGCGGCGACACCGTCGCGCCGGAGCGCAGCAGTGTGCCGTCGAGGTCGGTCGCGATCAAACGCGGCGGGGGGAGCGGGGCCACGATCAGTCAGCATAGGTCCGCGCGCACACCAGTGCGGGGGCGCACCCGGACGGGAGCACTCCGCCGGTTCCCGGCCGCTTCCGCCGAAGCGGTCCAAATGCGCCGGGATTGGGCTTACCCTTTCTGCCCATGGCTGTTTCTCCCGAGCTGCCGCTGCGGCTGTCCACCGTGATCCTTCCCGTCCACCGCTGGGCGGAGGGCGGCCGGAGAATCTGGCGGCAGGCCGAGGAGCTCGGTTTCCACGCGGCCTACACCTACGACCACCTCACCTGGCGAAGCTTCCGCGACCAGACGTGGTTCGGCGCGGTCCCCACCCTGACGGCCGCCGCGGCGGTGACCGAGCGGATCAGGCTCGGCACCCTGGTCACCTCGCCCAACTTCCGGCACCCGGTGACCCTGGCCAAGGAGCTGATCACGCTGGACGACGTGTCCGGCGGGCGCGTCACGCTGGGCATCGGCTCCGGCGGCACCGGCTTCGACGCGACGGCGCTGGGCAACGAGGTCTGGCCGCCGCGCGAACGGGCCGACCGCTTCGAGGAGTTCGTGCGGCTGCTGGACCGGCTGCTGAGTGAGGGCGGCGCCCCGACCGGGGTGGGGGCGGGCGGCGTGTCGTATCAGGGCGAGTTCTACTCGGCGCACGAGGTCCGCAACATCCCCGGCTGTGCGCAGCGCCCCCGGCTGCCGTTCGC
Above is a window of Streptomyces sp. NBC_01803 DNA encoding:
- the hisC gene encoding histidinol-phosphate transaminase — its product is MSASSQHPVPAQPTAQATAPAGGPRLRAVLEGIPAYAPGRPAAEGPGSFKLSSNENPYPPLPGVLESAVAAAGSLNRYPDMACSGLLAALSEHFAVPVSHLAVGTGSAGVAQQLLQATSGPGDEVMYAWRSFEAYPIITQVSGATSVRVPLTASEEHDLPAMADAVTERTRLIFVCNPNNPTGTAIRRAELERFLDRVPSDVLVVLDEAYREFVRDGEVPDGVELYRERPNVCVLRTFSKAYGLAGLRVGFAVAHEPVAAALRKTAVPFGVSQIAQDAAVASLGAEAALLERVDTLVAERARVTAGLAERGWTVPRSQGNFVWLRLGEDAAAFATACEREGVTVRPFAGEGVRVTVAEPEANDVLLRVAAAFREGR
- a CDS encoding LacI family DNA-binding transcriptional regulator; translation: MTAAKHQVTRTSGRRTSGRAGIRDVAAAAGVSITTVSDALNGKGRLPEATRRHVRTVADRLGYRPSAAARTLRTGKSGLIGLTVTTYGEEPFTFTEFAYFAEMARAATSAALARGYALVILPAASQHRDFDVWSNVALDGTVVIDPADNDPVVTELVRQGIPVVSDGRPGGSLPVTAWVDNDHEAAVTGLLDHLAAAGARRIGLLTGTSTDTYTRLSTTAYLNWCERAGQHPVYEAYPAHDPCASAVAADRLLARPDRPDAVYGLFDPNGTDLLAAARRYGLRVPDDLLVVCCSESSVYATTEPPITTLSLKPGRIGTTVIQLLIDAIEGPPGRPQGQQVMPTELIVRASSHRPPHVRAPATVSAPRTPPATDQ
- a CDS encoding metallophosphoesterase codes for the protein MTQGAGQGPDVWHGAQPGVPAPGAPAPQAPDVYSPTLPDLPMPTVPPPPPSPPPVPAPGDAGAALDGTGPLYVVGDVHGYLDELRSALREAGLTDENDGWAAGTARLWFLGDFTDRGPDGVGVLDLVMRLSAEAAAAGGYCKALLGNHELLLIGASRFTDTPVDSAAGTASFQAAWLLNGGQRSDMERLRDHHIQWMSRLDSMALADGHLLLHSDTTAYLDYGSTIDDVNDSIWQALQRNDVEVTWDLFRKFTKRFAFRDGETGPLAVRELLDTYGGKRVVHGHSPIPYLTGENGADADAAGGSGADAAPRVDGPHVYADSLAIAMDGGVTMAGKLLVARLPLPE
- a CDS encoding Cof-type HAD-IIB family hydrolase; the protein is MAPLPPPRLIATDLDGTLLRSGATVSPRTVAALAAAEAAGLQVIFVTGRPARWMAVVREHVHGHGLAICGNGAAVVDLHRGGELIETRPLLRENALAIVHALRRVAPGVSFAVERTAGFHHEPGYPPAGFEPIAVVAPVEKLLEPGPALRGLPILKLLAHHHAMDPDEFLALGREVAGEHGEFTRSSPTALLEISAPGVTKARTLAARCRRYGIRPDEVVAFGDMPNDLEMLRWAGTAYAMANAHPAVLAAIPRHAASNEEDGVAAVIEELLADRF
- a CDS encoding LLM class flavin-dependent oxidoreductase; the encoded protein is MAVSPELPLRLSTVILPVHRWAEGGRRIWRQAEELGFHAAYTYDHLTWRSFRDQTWFGAVPTLTAAAAVTERIRLGTLVTSPNFRHPVTLAKELITLDDVSGGRVTLGIGSGGTGFDATALGNEVWPPRERADRFEEFVRLLDRLLSEGGAPTGVGAGGVSYQGEFYSAHEVRNIPGCAQRPRLPFAVAATGRRGMRLAARHGQAWVTTGDPATFDGTAADFLVGLARQTERLDSVCEEAGREPGGLGRILLDSSLTPEGVSPLASVAAFVDYAGSVAALGFTELVLHWPIPDSVFAADQDVFERIVTEGLPQLARP